Proteins from one Candida orthopsilosis Co 90-125, chromosome 2 draft sequence genomic window:
- a CDS encoding Ctf8 kinetochore protein (involved in sister chromatid cohesion): MPTAKINCSAVQQLLSQDQTVSSSSSKGPSNLITTPYGLALLEIQGELNLPHTKPDIPLNQLSPLDQEKMKNFITVDGIYDAVKFGHLQFDEKDDSRVTLFIGKSQRLIGNVAKLDVPLGVLKVPLKQEARNGHGDVDMDEEEEQEIQMVDIVRAKMIFKQRPLPIM, translated from the coding sequence ATGCCTACAGCTAAGATAAACTGTTCGGCAGTTCAGCAGCTACTATCACAAGATCAAACCGTTAGTAGCTCCTCATCGAAAGGACCATCGAATCTAATCACCACACCTTATGGACTTGCCCTACTAGAAATTCAAGGTGAATTAAATCTACCTCATACCAAACCTGATATACCATTGAACCAATTACTGCCTCTAGATCAAgagaagatgaagaacTTTATCACTGTCGATGGTATCTATGATGCAGTCAAATTTGGCCATTTAcaatttgatgagaaaGATGATCTGAGGGTGACGTTATTTATTGGCAAAAGTCAACGATTAATTGGTAATGTCGCTAAATTGGATGTTCCATTAGGTGTGTTGAAGGTGCCGTTAAAGCAGGAGGCTCGAAATGGGCATGGTGATGTGGATATGgatgaggaggaggagCAAGAGATTCAAATGGTTGATATCGTAAGAGCTAAAATGATATTCAAACAACGTCCATTACCAATTATGTAG
- a CDS encoding Bud23 methyltransferase, with protein sequence MSRPEELAPPEVFYNDSESFKYTSSTRVQHIQAKMTLRALELLNLEKDAPQFILDLGCGSGLSGEILTEEGYDWVGMDISPSMLATGLDRDVEGDLFLADLGNGIPFRAGTFDAAISISAIQWLCNADSANVDPKKRLLLFFNTLYASLKRGGKFVAQFYPMNDSQTESIMSAAKLAGFGGGLIIDDPESKRHKKYYLVLTAGLAERNINLAGAEMEAPDEKNSRLNRKKRKLMETRKEYINRKKETMRKRGRMVAEDSKFTGRKRKSRF encoded by the coding sequence ATGTCAAGACCAGAGGAGCTTGCTCCACCAGAAGTGTTCTACAATGATTCAgaatcattcaaatatacatcatcaacacgTGTGCAACATATCCAAGCCAAAATGACCTTGCGTGCGTTAGAACttctcaatttggaaaaagatgCACCACAATTTATACTTGATTTAGGTTGTGGTTCAGGATTATCAGGAGAAATCTTAACCGAAGAAGGATATGACTGGGTGGGGATGGATATATCCCCAAGTATGTTGGCAACAGGACTAGATCGAGACGTTGAAGGAGATTTATTTCTTGCCGATTTAGGTAATGGAATACCATTCCGTGCTGGGACTTTCGATGCTGCGATATCCATATCAGCAATTCAATGGCTATGTAATGCCGATTCAGCCAATGTCGATCCCAAAAAGAGACTATTACTATTCTTCAATACCCTATACGCATCCTTAAAACGAGGTGGTAAATTTGTGGCTCAATTCTATCCCATGAATGATTCACAAACTGAAAGTATAATGAGCGCGGCAAAATTAGCTGGTTTTGGAGGTGGGCTAATAATAGATGATCCAGAACTGAAGCGTCACAAGAAGTATTATTTGGTTTTAACTGCTGGTTTAGCCGAACGTAATATAAATTTAGCAGGTGCTGAAATGGAAGCTCCTGATGAAAAGAATCTGAGATTGAACAGGAAAAAGAGGAAGTTGATGGAGACTAGAAAAGAATATATCAATAGAAAGAAGGAGACCATGAGAAAGAGGGGTCGTATGGTTGCTGAAGATTCTAAATTCACTGGTCGTAAGAGAAAATCACGTTTTTAA
- a CDS encoding vacuole biogenesis protein, whose protein sequence is MQGSYHNNGLPRPYYMKPSSKKKHSPYNNLKEPIIFFNNPRRKIVGYIFMFLIIGTLMWWVSQDLKDKPELEYEVVPADQYSSSSSSSSNKHNLDNDNHNLDNMVKGVDSKADTEKDNLDLAENLAAGSKGEKGLGVAEAPKGGIANEAPLVGNNEDQIVGNGKGGSQQQNRLVGQPPSKQEAKNEKSNERIVQQILQDTQ, encoded by the coding sequence aTGCAAGGAAGTTATCATAACAATGGTTTACCACGACCATACTACATGaaaccatcatcaaaaaagaaacattCCCCATATAACAATCTCAAAGAACcaataatctttttcaacaacccAAGAAGAAAGATAGTTGGTTATATTTTCATGTTTCTAATAATTGGAACTTTGATGTGGTGGGTTTCGCAAGATTTAAAAGACAAACCTGAATTGGAATATGAAGTTGTGCCAGCTGATCAATACTCATCGTCGTCATCTTCGTCTTCTAACAAACACAATTTAGATAATGATAATCACAATTTGGATAACATGGTTAAAGGGGTAGATTCAAAAGCTGATACTGAAAAGGATAATCTAGATTTAGCTGAAAATTTGGCAGCTGGATCTAAAGGTGAAAAGGGGTTGGGAGTAGCTGAAGCTCCCAAAGGTGGTATTGCCAATGAAGCACCTTTAGTAGGTAATAATgaagatcaaattgttggtaATGGAAAAGGTGGTAGCCAGCAACAAAATAGATTAGTGGGGCAACCACCATCAAAGCAAGAGgcaaaaaatgaaaagtCAAACGAAAGGATAGTTCAACAGATACTTCAAGATACTCAGTAA
- a CDS encoding Ccw14 mannoprotein (role in response to stress) — protein MSIINVTRLSFLLILIQCANSLPPACFLSCIAEVSRNCGRGLSQLSCVCIKEDEIVGCLIDICPFGNFNSARDHFLGTCLEHGKPTLTNLYPPPAAWPPPDYEKNLPMMHEPVYRPEPTRSRVVDTGPTPTHRIIDHHNPPVSPPTPHTPDLQQPPDEPLTQDGPTRRPQHQLDDLHTPSPMLRPRPATQPVSDFDPWFDEYDDDFTDSYDPERPLEWEEMDALDRLGRFIVVRRPINVPKQLRDPSNAGKIRRVVVRGPVDKHKQSQTPIYETRKLVEKSDLNKELPAGENEKLVGLPSSVVIAPQEVHPETPLEYSSLASENNHHQSTPSIPKLESKRIKKTNRKTSPF, from the coding sequence ATGTCAATCATTAATGTCACCAGATTATCATTTCTTCttattttgattcaatgtGCCAACTCATTACCCCCTGCATGCTTTTTAAGTTGCATTGCTGAAGTTTCTCGAAACTGTGGACGTGGTTTATCACAATTATCCTGTGTTTGTatcaaagaagatgaaataGTTGGTTGCTTAATCGATATTTGTCCATTTGGAAACTTCAATAGTGCCAGAGATCATTTTCTTGGTACTTGTTTGGAACATGGTAAACCAACATTAACAAATCTTTATCCACCACCAGCTGCTTGGCCACCACCTGATTATGAAAAGAACTTACCAATGATGCACGAGCCCGTATATCGTCCAGAACCAACCAGAAGCAGAGTAGTTGATACTGGGCCTACCCCAACTCATCGAATTATAGATCATCACAATCCACCCGTGTCACCTCCGACTCCGCACACTCCCGATTTGCAGCAACCACCAGATGAGCCACTAACACAAGATGGCCCTACTAGAAGACCACAGCATCAATTAGATGACTTACACACTCCATCACCAATGCTTAGACCTAGACCAGCAACACAACCCGTATCTGACTTTGATCCTTGGTTCGATGAGTATGATGACGACTTTACCGATTCATACGATCCAGAGAGACCATTAGAATGGGAAGAGATGGATGCATTAGATAGACTTGGACGGTTTATTGTTGTTCGTCGTCCAATAAATGTCCCCAAACAATTGCGTGATCCATCGAATGCAGGTAAGATAAGGCGTGTCGTGGTAAGGGGACCTGTTGATAAGCACAAGCAAAGCCAGACTCCAATTTATGAAACTAGGAAGCTCGTTGAAAAATCGGATCTCAATAAAGAATTGCCTGCGGGAGAGAACGAAAAGCTTGTGGGGCTTCCTTCATCTGTTGTAATTGCTCCACAAGAAGTTCATCCAGAAACACCGCTCGAATACTCATCACTAGCTTCCGAAAATaatcatcaccaaagtACACCAAGCATACCAAAACTTGAGTCTAAACGAATCAAGAAGACTAATCGCAAAACATCtccattttga